Below is a genomic region from Bacillus mycoides.
TCTTTAATATTGTAGCCATCTTGAATCGTTGTTGTTTTCACATGATGATTCTCACTTAATACAGTTACCATATAATCAACTAACGTTCTATTTAATCGTCCTTCTTTCGTACCGTATTTTTCATGTCCATTTATAATAAATATATTTTTCATCACTTTTCTCTCCCTTATTTTATTCCTCAGCTATTAACCCAAGTTGTTGTTTCAGCGTAAGATTATCTTCTAAATGCCAATCTTCCGTTATCTTGCCATCCTTCACATGCAAAATATCAATTGCAAAAAAATTGATTTTCTTATCATTATGAGTTCCTGTAAAAGAAAGACGAGCTGTTACTTTATCACCAACGACTAATAAATCTTCAATCTCGCAATGTATATCAGGAACGACTTTGCGAAAATTTTGTGCTGCAAACTTTAATCCTTCAGTGCCTTGTGGTCGACCTTTCGGCAGTGTATTATCGAAAAAATTTTCAGTAACCGTTTGCGGAATAAGTTCCTCCCTACCTGTATCCCAAAATGCATAAAAGCGCTGCGCTGCATGAACTCTTTCTGTCGCTTCTTTTTTGCTCAGTGAAGGATCGATTGTCATTGTTTTTGGCTTAGGCATTTCCTTCAATAATTGGATTTCAGTTTTTTCCTCCCCACTACACGCTACAAGCACAATACAAATGACAAAAAAACTAAGTAACATAAACAACTTTTTCATACCCATGGAAATCACCTCCTCTTCATACAAACCCTTTGTATTTCGTATTGCTATTGTATATGCACTAACTTTCTTTAAGGAAGTAGTGATATTTTTTTCATATAGTTACCAAAAAGATAGTTTTGTGATACGATAAGGCAAATTCATTCAAAAAATTTTTATGGAGGCTATTTCCATGAGCAATATAGATCCAGTTGTATTAACGAAAGGTTTACCTGGTATACCTTGTCCTATCGCTAAAACGCTTGACGTAATTAGTACAAAATGGACGTTTTTAATCATTCGTGACCTTCTTATCGAAGGAACTTTACGCTTTAGTAATTTACAAAAATCAATGGATGGGATTAGTCCGAAAACTTTATCGCTTCGCCTAAAAGAATTGGAAACGCAAGGGATTATAACGCGAAAAGTATATCCAGAGGTTCCACCTCGCGTAGAGTACACGTTAACGGATAAAGGAAAGCAATTAGAGGGGATATTTATTGAATTAAAGCGGTTTGGATTAAGTTTATAAACGAAAAGCCCCTTACCATAAAAATAGTAAGAGGCTTTTCGTTATTCACTATATTACTTCGCAAAACTTTGAGCTAGTTGTTTCTCTCTCCACATAAATGTAATGCCGAGACCAACGATTAAAACAACACCTGAAAATGCATATGGATAATTAATGTTTATATCAAATAATATTCCGCCCATCGCTGGTCCTGCGATATTTCCTAAACTCGTATACGTTGAGTTCATACCAGCAACGAATCCTTGCTCTTTTCCAGCTGCTTTTGATAAAAACGTCGTTAAAGCTGGACGAAGCAAATCAAATGCTAAGAAAATAAAGCAAGTAACGAGAAGTACAATCCAATAATTAAAGACTACAGTTGAGACGAATGCTAATACTGCACCTACAATTAAACATATTTGAATTAATACTTTCTCACCGAACATGTCAACCAATTTGCCAAACATAAATACTTGCACAACTACCCCAAAGATGGAGCTAATCGTAATAATTGCAGCAATATCTTTCGGTGTGAAACCAAACTTATGATCAGAGAACAGGCTAAACACAGTTTCATATGCTGATAATCCAAATGCGAGTACAAATACAATAATAAATGCGATTGCATACATTGGATTTAATGATTTCTTTAAATCTCCGATAAAGCTGGATTCTTTCGTATTAGCAGAAATCTCTGCAAGTTCTTCTTTCGTTAACGGCTCTTTCAAAATAAATATAGAAATCACGCATGCAACAAAGGCAATCACTGCTGCCACAAAGAACGGCACACGTATACCGTATTCTGCAATAAACCCGCCGATTCCAGGCCCTATAATAAATCCGGTACTAATAGCCGCTGAAAGATATCCCATCGCCTTTGGACGTTCTTGAATAGAAGTAATATCAGCAACATATGCCGTAACACCCGGCATAATAAACGCGGCACTAATTCCGCCTAACACCCTCGCTGCATAAAGCATCCACACATCTGTACCTAATCCAAAAAGAAGCTCTGAAACACCAAAAATAAATAATCCAATGATTATCATTTTCTTCCTACCGTAAATGTCGACCCAACGACCCGTAATAGGTGAAGTAATAAGCTGCGCCATTGCAAACACTGCAACGAGATAACCCATCGTCTTTCCTGTTAAATTCATATCATTCATAAAGGACGGCATAACCGGAATGATTAATCCAATCCCTAAAAAAGCGATAAATATATTACTCAAAAGAATGATCAATACCATCTTTTGTTCTTTTATCGGTTTCTTCAATTTTTAACACCTCTTCCCGCAGTTCCTCTCAAAAATAATGCCCAAGAAGCTTTTTCTTTATCCTGCTATTTGTGGGCTCACACTGAGTAAAGATGTCCCCACTCATTAGAATTTCACTCTATCCTTCCACACATACATAAACACAGGGTGAATGACTATCATTCAGTTTCCCGCAGAAATGAACCTACCTTTTCAGACAGGTTCATCTTACTACTTCTTTATATGTAGTGCATGTGTTAAAAAATCTAGTACTTCTGCCTTTTGTAGCTCGACTTGCTCATCATCTTTATGATCATATAAATAAACTTGTTCCGCTGCTGATTCAACAAGAGCGATAAATAACTTCGCTGTTCGCTCAGCGTGAACCGAATCACGAATTTCACCTGATTCTTTTGCCTCACTTAAAAAGTCACTTAGCCATATATAAAGAGGCTCATATACAGCTTCCCATTCTTTTATATGTTCAGTTGATGCAAGGCCCGCATACATTAATGCTTGTATTTCACGATATTCAGCTATAAAGGTAAATACTGCATCTATTACTTGCTCAACTTTACTTGAAAAAGGTGAATCGTTCTGTACTTTTTCTTTCACTGCAAGTATCATCTTCTCAACCATCACTTCTGCTATTGCAGGCATAACAGATAACTTAGAAGGAAAATATAAATAGAAAGTTCCTTGTGCAATGCCAGCCAATTTCACGATATCAGAAATCTTCGTTTTTTCAACGCCCTTTTCCTGAAACACTTCAATAGCTGCATAGACAATTTTTTCTTTTTTATTCATCATCTAAACCCTTTCACACGCGTATTGAATGACTGTCACTCATTTTATAAAATAACTAGCTGTACTGTCAATCATCGTGCACTTTTCATAATAAAAATCTCCCAACAAATCGTTAGGAGATTTAACTTTAATATCCTTTTCTTATGAAAGAGCCTTTAATCCCGTAACTCCACATACGATAAGAGCTACACTAATCAAACGTGCCTTACTTTTCGATTCACCAAACAGAAACATATTTAATAAAACAGCTCCTGCTGTTCCAATGCCAATCCAAACCGCATAAGCTACACTTACTTGTAAGAACAAGAAAGATGTGTATAAGAATGCAAAGGAAGTTGCAAATCCACCTATATAAATCGCTCCATTTGTTAACGTCTTATCTTTACTATACATTTTAAGGCCTATCACACCGACTATTTCACTAATTGCAGCAAAAAATACGAAAATCCAACCCATTTTTAAGCAGCTCCTTTCACAATTTCTTCCGCGGTTTCTTCTTTATTATCAGCTAATTTTAAACCGATCACGCCCGCTACGACCATTACGATAAAGAATAGCTTTCCTAAACTGAAACTGCCGCCGAAAAGGAATACATCCATTAGGAAAGTACCAACCGTACCAGCTCCGGCAAACACAGCATATACAGTCCCTGTTGCAAGATGTTCGCACGCTTTCGATAGGAAGTAAAAATCAACAGCGATAACTCCTACAATAATGACCCAATGCCACCAAGTATGAGCTGTATTAAAACCAAACACCCAAAAAATTTCAAAGATACATGTTAATATGACATATAACCAAGCTTTATTTTTCATATCTCTCACCTTCTATTATTTACTGACTGACCGTCAGTCATTTTTAATTTAAAAAATATAATCTCACTCTAACTACTATTTAAAAAACCAATATCATCCTCATTTATCCTTATATTTGTTCCGTTATTAAGCTAACTACATATAAAAGTTGCTTATCTACACCCTTTCACAGAAAAAATGACTGAATGTCATTCATAAACATTCTACATGACCAATTGATAAAGTGTCAACACCCGGATTCTATTAACCAAAAAATATTTTGAATTTTTTAAATCCACATGTATATTTCTTAATAATCTGTCAATAATGGTAGTAACATAATATTTTCTCCATTCCCCCCTTGGAGATCCCTTTGAATCGAGCAGTTGCTTTTAGCTAACTGCTCTTTTTTAATTTATCGGCACATTATAATTAAATACTCATAGATAAATTCCAAAACAAAGACCTGTACTCCCTTTTCAACATGCAACAAAGAACGAAATATTTTGTACGCTATTTACTTTTCAACGAGTCTTTGTATGCAATAATTTTATTTTCGAGCATCTTCTCTGTAATTTCTAAGTTTTCTCTTTGAGTTCGAATAGATTTTTTATGATTTTCTAACAGTTGTAAACGAGCTTCGGTTGTATGCTCTCCTTCTAAATATAATCTAGCGTATTCTCTTATTTTCGCTATCGGCATTTGCGTTTGTTTTAATTTCATTACAAACTGCAACCACTTTATATGCGATTCTTCATACAGTCGATTTCCATTTGTATCGCGGTTTGCAATTAATATGTTCTCCTTTTCATAATAACGTAATGTATGTGTGCTCACTCCTAATAATTTAGCTACCTCGCTAATTGTGTACATAACCATACTCCCTCCGCACGCCATTTACTCTCATATATTTTACTGCCTTATCCAAATTATAAAAAACATTTGACTTAGAGTATACTCTAACAAATACAATCTAACCATGATAAATTAATTTGAATTTAGGAGGCTTTTATATGAAATATACTGTTATTACTGGTGCTAGTTCAGGAATTGGCTATGAATCCGCTTTAGCCTTTGCATCTCGCGGAAAAAACTTAATACTTGTAGCTCGAAGACAAGCAGAATTAGAAGAATTAAAATTGAAAATTAACGAAATGCATCCGGAATTGGATGTTGTCATTCGAAGAACTGATTTATCAGTCACTGAAGAAGTTTATAAATTTTATGAAAGTCTACAAAGTTTTCAAATTGAAACGTGGATTAACAACGCAGGTTTTGGTAATTTCGCCTCAATTGCTGAACAAAATTTAAACAAGATAGAAACGATGTTGCATGTAAATATAGAAGCACTAACAATACTATCTTCCCTTTTCGTTCGAGATTATTCAATGACCGAAGGAACACAGCTTATTAACGTTTCATCAGGCGGTGGATACACGATTGTTGCCAATGCTGTTACGTATTGCGCTACGAAATTTTATGTAAGTGCATTTACAGAAGGACTATCTCACGAACTGAAAGAACAAGGTGCAAAACTACAAGCAAAAGTTTTAGCTCCTGGTGCAACTGAAACAGAATTCGCAAAACGTTCATTTAATATTGATGAGTTCCAATACGATAATGTTGTACCGAAATTCCACACTGCAAAACAAATGGCACAATTTATGCTCGACCTTTATGATAGCGATAAAGTTGTAGGACTTGTCGATGGTTCTACTTATAACTATGAGCTTAAAAATCCCATTTTTAATTTTGCAGTAAGACAAACGAATTCAAATTCTTAACAACATCTCATTTCTGATTAAAATATAGATACCCACTATTTCTTAAATAATAGTGGGCCTTTTTTCTCTCTAAAAATTTCATCCAACATACCGTATCATCGCCACCTCATCACAATAATTGACTTTTGGACAATGTCTACAATCAACCCATACTTTCTCTGGCAGCAATTCTTTATTTACAAAATCAAATCCACACTTTTGAAAAAATACTGTTTCATACGTTAAAGAAATCACTCTTTTTACATTTATTTTCGTCGCTTCCTCCATCACATGACTCACGAGCATACGCCCTACCCCTTTTCCTGCATATGTATGCGAAACTACTAACGATCGTACTTCTGCAAGATCCTCTCCTAACACATGTAAACCAGCAACTCCAACGACTTCCTCTCCTTCTTTCATAACATATAAACATTGTAAATATTGATAGAGAGACAAAAGAGAACGCGGCAAAACAACTCCTTCTTTTGCATACATTTCAATGAGATTATAAATTCCTTTCACATCACTTGTAACCGCATTAAAGATTTTCATATTATATCCCCTTGCCCCCAGCATTAATATTTATAACAATGAATGAATTTTAATTCATAATTTCATATAATAATACATCTCTCTTTTCTCTCCGTCAATCACTTTTCTGAATTTTACATAAACAAAAAACCAAGCAACTTAATCGATGCTCGGTTCCTCATTTCGTATCGGCAATACCGTCGAATATTTAATTTCACGAAGTGCTAAACTCGTCTGTATCCGTGTAATCCCTAATTTATTTAGTTTCCTAATAAAAAGCTCTAGTTCCTTACGATCACGATTCGCAACTTTTAATAAATAATCATACTCTCCTGTTAAACAGTGACATTCTAACACTTCAGGCATAGATTCTAATTCTCGTTCTAACACTTCCAGCTTTTCATACTGATGAATATTCGTACTCATAAAAATGAAACATAATAAATCAAATCCAAGCTTTTCTTGATTTAAAATTGCTACTTGCTTATCAATAAAACCTTCCCCATCTAACCTTTTTATTCGTGCATGCATCGCAGCTGGAGATAAATTAACACGGCGTGCAAGCTCTGCATTACTTACTTGTGATTCTTTCTGCAATATATCTAAAATTTTCACATCCAAATCATCAAGCACTTTAATAACAGATGACTCCATCAAAATTCCCCCTTTTTTCTTACCGACGATTATTCGAAGAAACATC
It encodes:
- a CDS encoding ester cyclase translates to MGMKKLFMLLSFFVICIVLVACSGEEKTEIQLLKEMPKPKTMTIDPSLSKKEATERVHAAQRFYAFWDTGREELIPQTVTENFFDNTLPKGRPQGTEGLKFAAQNFRKVVPDIHCEIEDLLVVGDKVTARLSFTGTHNDKKINFFAIDILHVKDGKITEDWHLEDNLTLKQQLGLIAEE
- a CDS encoding winged helix-turn-helix transcriptional regulator, translating into MSNIDPVVLTKGLPGIPCPIAKTLDVISTKWTFLIIRDLLIEGTLRFSNLQKSMDGISPKTLSLRLKELETQGIITRKVYPEVPPRVEYTLTDKGKQLEGIFIELKRFGLSL
- a CDS encoding MFS transporter → MKKPIKEQKMVLIILLSNIFIAFLGIGLIIPVMPSFMNDMNLTGKTMGYLVAVFAMAQLITSPITGRWVDIYGRKKMIIIGLFIFGVSELLFGLGTDVWMLYAARVLGGISAAFIMPGVTAYVADITSIQERPKAMGYLSAAISTGFIIGPGIGGFIAEYGIRVPFFVAAVIAFVACVISIFILKEPLTKEELAEISANTKESSFIGDLKKSLNPMYAIAFIIVFVLAFGLSAYETVFSLFSDHKFGFTPKDIAAIITISSIFGVVVQVFMFGKLVDMFGEKVLIQICLIVGAVLAFVSTVVFNYWIVLLVTCFIFLAFDLLRPALTTFLSKAAGKEQGFVAGMNSTYTSLGNIAGPAMGGILFDININYPYAFSGVVLIVGLGITFMWREKQLAQSFAK
- a CDS encoding TetR family transcriptional regulator, with protein sequence MMNKKEKIVYAAIEVFQEKGVEKTKISDIVKLAGIAQGTFYLYFPSKLSVMPAIAEVMVEKMILAVKEKVQNDSPFSSKVEQVIDAVFTFIAEYREIQALMYAGLASTEHIKEWEAVYEPLYIWLSDFLSEAKESGEIRDSVHAERTAKLFIALVESAAEQVYLYDHKDDEQVELQKAEVLDFLTHALHIKK
- a CDS encoding DMT family transporter; translation: MGWIFVFFAAISEIVGVIGLKMYSKDKTLTNGAIYIGGFATSFAFLYTSFLFLQVSVAYAVWIGIGTAGAVLLNMFLFGESKSKARLISVALIVCGVTGLKALS
- a CDS encoding DMT family transporter, producing MKNKAWLYVILTCIFEIFWVFGFNTAHTWWHWVIIVGVIAVDFYFLSKACEHLATGTVYAVFAGAGTVGTFLMDVFLFGGSFSLGKLFFIVMVVAGVIGLKLADNKEETAEEIVKGAA
- a CDS encoding MerR family transcriptional regulator, whose amino-acid sequence is MYTISEVAKLLGVSTHTLRYYEKENILIANRDTNGNRLYEESHIKWLQFVMKLKQTQMPIAKIREYARLYLEGEHTTEARLQLLENHKKSIRTQRENLEITEKMLENKIIAYKDSLKSK
- a CDS encoding SDR family NAD(P)-dependent oxidoreductase, which codes for MKYTVITGASSGIGYESALAFASRGKNLILVARRQAELEELKLKINEMHPELDVVIRRTDLSVTEEVYKFYESLQSFQIETWINNAGFGNFASIAEQNLNKIETMLHVNIEALTILSSLFVRDYSMTEGTQLINVSSGGGYTIVANAVTYCATKFYVSAFTEGLSHELKEQGAKLQAKVLAPGATETEFAKRSFNIDEFQYDNVVPKFHTAKQMAQFMLDLYDSDKVVGLVDGSTYNYELKNPIFNFAVRQTNSNS
- a CDS encoding N-acetyltransferase translates to MKIFNAVTSDVKGIYNLIEMYAKEGVVLPRSLLSLYQYLQCLYVMKEGEEVVGVAGLHVLGEDLAEVRSLVVSHTYAGKGVGRMLVSHVMEEATKINVKRVISLTYETVFFQKCGFDFVNKELLPEKVWVDCRHCPKVNYCDEVAMIRYVG
- a CDS encoding Lrp/AsnC family transcriptional regulator, with translation MESSVIKVLDDLDVKILDILQKESQVSNAELARRVNLSPAAMHARIKRLDGEGFIDKQVAILNQEKLGFDLLCFIFMSTNIHQYEKLEVLERELESMPEVLECHCLTGEYDYLLKVANRDRKELELFIRKLNKLGITRIQTSLALREIKYSTVLPIRNEEPSID